One part of the Macrobrachium nipponense isolate FS-2020 chromosome 38, ASM1510439v2, whole genome shotgun sequence genome encodes these proteins:
- the LOC135209708 gene encoding solute carrier family 35 member G1-like — protein sequence MVGFTHHRAHPNSVGVDTGIELEPLVEEHPPVSPHRRRHVQNVADKPSERWALPHIGLFMAVLSSLFFSLCSLIVKVLADVSPMELAVFRFVGILLPTLPLLIRRGDPPFPKGRRLMLMLRGLVGATSLMLQFYAFRHMPLADASVIVFSVPVFVAVFAKVFLGEPCGLFHGVVILLTVAGVVLIARPPFIFGSLSDAYTTENWWGAAAAIFGTVVAANVYVILRVLKGLHFSVIMTNFAVVALFLTPIVSWMSGDMCVPRCGNERYLILAIGAFSFGGQILLTKALQLEQAGPVSIARTADVVFAFIWQAIFFNELPDMLSLVGALLVTSCVFLTGLRKWVVSLPETSSTRQRLRCLIC from the exons ATGGTGGGGTTCACGCACCACCGCGCCCACCCCAACTCCGTGGGCGTGGATACGGGCATCGAGTTGGAGCCGTTGGTCGAGGAACACCCGCCTGTTTCGCCACATCGTCGGCGACATGTTCAG AATGTCGCAGATAAGCCATCAGAGCGCTGGGCTCTGCCTCATATCGGATTGTTTATGGCAGTGCTGTcgtctctctttttctcactctGCTCTCTAATAGTCAAG GTATTAGCGGACGTAAGTCCAATGGAACTAGCAGTATTCCGATTCGTGGGTATTCTCTTGCCAACGTTACCTCTCCTCATCCGACGTGGTGACCCTCCGTTTCCCAAGGGACGTCGCTTGATGCTGATGCTTCGAGGTCTTGTGGGAGCCACCTCCCTGATGCTCCAGTTCTATGCTTTTCGGCACATGCCCCTAGCCGACGCTTCTGTGATCGTTTTTAGTGTGCCTGTGTTCGTGGCCGTGTTTGCAAAAGTGTTTTTAGGAGAACCTTGTGGACTCTTCCACGGAGTTGTGATCTTGTTAACTGTAGCCGGGGTGGTCCTCATCGCCcgccctcctttcatattcggaTCCCTTTCAGACGCCTACACAACCGAGAACTGGTGGGGAGCAGCAGCGGCCATCTTTGGGACGGTCGTTGCGGCTAACGTCTACGTCATCCTGCGAGTACTGAAGGGACTCCACTTCTCAGTCATCATGACCAACTTTGCCGTCGTGGCCCTCTTCCTGACGCCCATCGTCTCCTGGATGAGCGGGGATATGTGCGTCCCACGGTGCGGGAATGAGCGTTACCTCATCTTAGCCATTGGAGCCTTCAGCTTTGGCGGTCAGATCCTGCTGACGAAGGCTCTCCAGCTCGAGCAAGCAGGGCCTGTCTCCATTGCCCGGACAGCCGACGTCGTCTTCGCCTTCATTTGGCAGGCCATTTTCTTCAACGAGCTTCCGGATATGCTGAGTCTAGTGGGGGCTCTCTTAGTGACGTCGTGCGTCTTTCTGACAGGGCTTCGAAAGTGGGTAGTTTCATTGCCTGAGACCTCGTCTACTCGGCAGCGGCTCCGTTGCCTCATCTGCTGA